One Streptomyces coeruleorubidus DNA segment encodes these proteins:
- a CDS encoding FAD-dependent monooxygenase — protein MVSRIACVGGGPGGLFFATLLKQADPSVEVTVFERNRQDDTFGFGVVFSDATLAGIHAADPVLRTALAEHGRHWDDIEVRLKGQRIRCGGNGMAAITRKTLLQLLHRRAAEVGVDLKFSHEVPADPAQLADYDLIVAADGANSRFRDRLADVLVPEVEVATAKFIWFGTTYPFDGLTFVHEHGPHGTFAVHGYPISDGVSTFIVETDEESWRRAGLDEFDTSQPPGPSDEKTKAYLEKLFAEQIDGHELLVNNSRWGNFRTRRTRRWHSGNVVLLGDAAHTAHFSVGSGTKMAMEDAIALAGSLLAHRDDLPAALEAYEAAARPSVEKIQASARPSLSWWEHFGRYHDAFEPTRFAFHFLSRSIGKERIARRDPEFVEQVVGDWRAAHEGRDPLETPLRVGGQEFAGRWVTGADLAGLACLSLTAPQGEAQLPAVYEELASAVSGTTPPQLVAVHAGTALTRQLLAEQARLVHGVPALIVEDGMDDDRAETLLLSGRADLVGSTEEGRA, from the coding sequence ATGGTTTCTCGGATCGCGTGCGTGGGAGGGGGCCCCGGCGGGCTGTTCTTCGCAACGCTCCTCAAGCAGGCCGATCCGTCGGTCGAGGTGACGGTCTTCGAGCGGAACCGCCAGGACGACACCTTCGGTTTTGGCGTGGTCTTCTCCGATGCGACCCTGGCCGGCATCCACGCCGCCGACCCCGTCCTGCGCACCGCTCTCGCGGAGCACGGGCGTCACTGGGACGACATCGAGGTACGGCTCAAGGGGCAGCGGATCCGCTGTGGCGGCAACGGCATGGCGGCGATCACCCGCAAGACCCTGCTCCAGTTGCTGCACCGGCGGGCGGCGGAGGTCGGTGTCGATCTGAAGTTCAGCCACGAGGTCCCCGCCGATCCGGCCCAGCTGGCCGACTACGACCTGATCGTGGCCGCCGACGGGGCGAACTCGCGCTTCCGTGACCGCCTCGCCGACGTGCTGGTGCCGGAGGTGGAGGTCGCGACCGCAAAGTTCATCTGGTTCGGCACGACGTATCCCTTCGACGGCCTGACCTTCGTGCACGAGCACGGGCCGCACGGCACGTTCGCCGTGCACGGCTACCCGATCAGCGACGGCGTCAGCACCTTCATCGTGGAGACGGACGAGGAGTCCTGGCGCAGGGCGGGGCTCGACGAATTCGACACCTCGCAGCCGCCCGGCCCGAGCGACGAGAAGACCAAGGCGTACCTGGAGAAGCTCTTCGCCGAGCAGATCGACGGCCACGAACTGCTGGTCAACAACTCGCGCTGGGGCAACTTCCGCACCCGCCGCACCCGCCGCTGGCACAGCGGCAACGTCGTCCTGCTCGGCGATGCCGCCCACACCGCCCACTTCTCCGTCGGCTCCGGCACCAAGATGGCCATGGAGGACGCCATCGCCCTCGCCGGCAGCCTGCTCGCCCACCGCGACGACCTGCCGGCCGCCCTGGAGGCGTACGAGGCGGCGGCGCGGCCCTCGGTGGAGAAGATCCAGGCCTCCGCCCGGCCGAGCCTGTCCTGGTGGGAGCACTTCGGGCGCTACCACGACGCGTTCGAACCGACCCGGTTCGCCTTCCACTTCCTCTCCCGCAGCATCGGCAAGGAACGGATCGCGCGCCGCGACCCGGAGTTCGTCGAGCAGGTCGTGGGGGACTGGCGGGCGGCGCACGAGGGGCGGGACCCCCTGGAGACGCCGTTGCGGGTGGGCGGGCAGGAGTTCGCGGGGCGGTGGGTGACCGGCGCCGACCTCGCGGGGCTTGCGTGCCTGTCGCTGACCGCGCCGCAGGGCGAGGCGCAACTGCCCGCCGTGTACGAGGAGTTGGCCAGTGCCGTGAGCGGTACGACCCCGCCGCAACTGGTCGCCGTCCACGCCGGGACCGCCCTCACCCGGCAGCTGCTCGCGGAGCAGGCCCGGCTGGTGCACGGGGTGCCCGCGCTGATCGTGGAGGACGGGATGGACGACGACCGCGCCGAGACGCTGCTGCTGTCCGGGCGCGCCGATCTGGTCGGTTCCACGGAAGAGGGGCGGGCGTAG